The following proteins come from a genomic window of Nitrospira sp.:
- a CDS encoding proteasome accessory factor PafA2 encodes MPDSTSTSRLRVLGTETEFGIASKDPSAVDPVSGSFTVIGHYPGLPAPRALWDYEHENPLVDARGFEVDGERERPNPDYNRQLNKVLANGGRLYVDGAHPEYSTPECSSAREVVAFERVGERILAKCLQELTRVRGSEQYVLYKNNSDGKGNSYGYHENHLVSRAVSFDRIARVLTPFFVTRPIFAGAGKVGAENQTSPAEYQISQRADFFECLMDLNTMVKRPIINTRDEPHADAARFRRLHVITGDANMAELSTYLKVGTLDIVLDLLESGADLPQLELDEPVRVFKQVSRDLDVKETLKLAGGRPTTALAVQRAYLGAAKTFYSSQAHSPTTHDVLRRWEEVLDQLDQDPRLLVKSLDWVAKRHMIESYMERKGCGWNDPRMKLMDLQYHDVRPEKGLFYTLERSRLIERIVEEDEIQHAELNPPTGTRAYFRGRCVSKFAKALYGASWTSVLFDIGNTTIKKVPLMDPHRGTQALTQELLDTTDSVDALIEKLKV; translated from the coding sequence ATGCCAGACTCTACCTCCACGAGTCGCTTGCGCGTGCTCGGCACTGAAACCGAGTTCGGTATTGCGTCAAAAGATCCATCTGCGGTTGACCCTGTGTCAGGCTCCTTTACCGTCATTGGACATTACCCGGGATTGCCGGCTCCAAGGGCGCTCTGGGATTATGAACACGAAAATCCCCTTGTGGATGCTCGTGGATTTGAAGTCGATGGTGAACGAGAGCGCCCCAATCCCGACTATAACCGGCAGCTGAACAAGGTGTTGGCGAACGGCGGACGGTTATATGTCGATGGCGCTCATCCGGAATACTCGACACCAGAGTGCTCGAGCGCCCGGGAGGTGGTGGCGTTCGAACGAGTCGGGGAGCGCATTCTCGCCAAATGTCTTCAGGAACTGACTCGGGTGAGAGGAAGCGAACAGTATGTCCTATACAAGAACAATTCTGACGGCAAGGGCAACAGCTACGGGTACCATGAAAATCATTTAGTCTCGAGGGCCGTGTCGTTCGACCGGATTGCTCGGGTGTTGACGCCGTTTTTCGTCACACGACCGATCTTTGCCGGAGCAGGAAAAGTTGGAGCTGAAAATCAAACCAGCCCGGCGGAATATCAAATCTCCCAGCGCGCCGACTTTTTCGAATGTCTCATGGACCTCAATACGATGGTCAAACGGCCGATCATCAACACACGAGACGAACCGCATGCCGACGCGGCGAGGTTTCGGAGACTCCATGTCATCACGGGCGATGCCAATATGGCGGAACTCTCTACCTATTTAAAGGTGGGAACGTTGGACATTGTCTTGGACTTGCTGGAATCAGGAGCCGATCTGCCCCAGCTTGAACTGGACGAACCGGTCCGTGTGTTTAAGCAGGTGTCGCGCGACCTGGATGTGAAGGAAACCCTGAAACTGGCCGGTGGAAGGCCTACTACGGCTCTTGCCGTTCAACGGGCGTACCTGGGTGCTGCCAAGACTTTTTATTCCTCGCAGGCTCACAGTCCTACCACTCATGATGTATTGCGTCGTTGGGAGGAGGTCCTGGATCAGCTCGATCAAGATCCGCGGCTGTTGGTCAAATCGTTGGATTGGGTTGCCAAGCGGCATATGATCGAGTCCTACATGGAGCGTAAAGGCTGCGGATGGAATGATCCTCGAATGAAGCTCATGGATCTCCAATACCATGACGTCCGTCCAGAGAAGGGATTATTTTATACCCTGGAACGCAGTCGCCTCATCGAACGGATTGTTGAGGAAGATGAGATTCAGCATGCTGAATTGAACCCTCCGACTGGAACGAGAGCCTATTTTCGTGGGCGCTGTGTCAGTAAGTTTGCGAAGGCGCTCTATGGCGCTAGTTGGACATCGGTGTTGTTCGACATCGGCAATACGACAATCAAAAAAGTGCCGCTGATGGATCCTCATCGAGGGACGCAGGCCTTGACGCAGGAGTTGCTTGATACAACCGATTCGGTCGATGCCTTGATCGAGAAACTCAAGGTTTAA
- the arc gene encoding proteasome ATPase, whose protein sequence is MASSKDQRGRLRSLRDSVKKITKRLSEGNGEMIHKNDEHSREVDKLRVQIQSMEEEIRRLYQSRHQFDQATKHNEKLVATLQEAKAQIEALRAEVEKLTAPPSAYAIFSSLNEDGTGNVYVSGRKMKVSLHPSIKRTELRKGREVVLNEALNVIEVKGFDSQGEVVRLKDVLEGGRALVTLHFDEEKVAELGDPLLAERLSVGDHLLYDPRSGYVIEKLPKSEAEELVLEEVPDVDYEHIGGLQKELEQVRDAVELPFLHPHVFAEYKLSAPKGVLLYGPPGCGKTLIAKAVANSIAKKLGHRAGKEIRSYFLHVKGPELLNKYVGESERQVREVFKKAKERADDGHPVIVFFDEMDALFRTRGTGVSSDIESTIVPQFLSEIDGVERLRNVIVIGASNRQDLIDPAVLRAGRLDVKVKVGRPDATAAKDIFSKYISTDLPFSAEDLEQHGGDRQALVDRLTTLTVETMYAASEENKFIEVTYANGEKEVLYFKDFASGALIEGIVSRAKKFAVKRVIAQEGAGLRSDDLIRAIREEFKEHEDLPNTTNPDDWAKVAGKKGEKIIHLRTISGGPAEHRQIETVNTGHYL, encoded by the coding sequence ATGGCGTCTAGCAAAGATCAGCGCGGTCGGCTCCGGTCCCTCCGAGATTCCGTCAAGAAGATTACGAAGCGGTTGTCTGAGGGGAATGGGGAGATGATTCACAAGAACGACGAACACAGTCGTGAAGTCGATAAGCTTCGCGTTCAGATTCAGTCGATGGAAGAAGAAATCCGTCGGTTGTATCAGTCCCGCCACCAATTCGATCAGGCGACCAAGCACAACGAAAAACTTGTAGCGACGCTGCAGGAGGCGAAGGCTCAGATCGAGGCCCTGCGGGCCGAGGTCGAGAAGCTGACCGCGCCACCGTCGGCCTACGCCATCTTTTCCAGCCTGAACGAGGATGGAACGGGCAACGTGTATGTATCGGGACGGAAAATGAAGGTGAGCCTGCACCCCTCGATTAAGCGCACTGAGTTGCGGAAGGGCCGCGAAGTCGTTCTGAATGAAGCGCTCAACGTGATTGAAGTGAAGGGGTTCGACAGTCAGGGGGAGGTTGTTCGACTCAAAGACGTGCTGGAGGGGGGACGAGCCTTGGTCACGCTCCATTTCGATGAGGAGAAGGTGGCTGAGCTCGGTGATCCATTGCTCGCTGAGCGGCTGAGTGTCGGTGACCACCTCCTCTATGATCCCCGTTCCGGGTATGTCATTGAGAAGTTGCCGAAGTCCGAAGCGGAAGAGCTGGTATTGGAAGAGGTTCCGGATGTCGACTATGAGCATATCGGCGGCCTGCAGAAGGAATTGGAACAAGTCCGTGATGCGGTCGAACTGCCGTTCCTGCATCCGCACGTATTCGCTGAATATAAGCTCAGCGCACCGAAGGGGGTGTTGCTCTATGGCCCACCTGGTTGTGGGAAGACGCTTATTGCGAAAGCCGTGGCCAACTCGATCGCGAAGAAATTGGGCCATCGAGCCGGTAAGGAAATTCGGAGCTACTTTCTTCATGTGAAGGGTCCTGAATTGCTCAATAAGTACGTCGGGGAGTCGGAGCGTCAGGTGCGTGAAGTGTTTAAAAAGGCGAAGGAACGGGCCGATGATGGCCATCCGGTGATTGTTTTTTTTGATGAAATGGATGCGCTCTTCCGGACTCGTGGGACTGGTGTGTCCTCGGATATCGAATCGACCATTGTGCCGCAGTTTCTCTCTGAGATTGACGGGGTTGAGCGATTGCGCAACGTCATCGTTATTGGGGCCAGCAATCGTCAGGATTTGATCGATCCGGCAGTGCTTCGCGCCGGTCGATTGGATGTCAAAGTCAAAGTGGGACGACCAGATGCCACGGCTGCCAAGGACATTTTCTCGAAGTACATCTCAACGGATCTCCCGTTTTCCGCCGAAGACCTGGAACAGCACGGAGGCGATCGACAGGCGCTCGTGGATCGCTTGACGACGTTGACAGTCGAGACGATGTACGCCGCCAGTGAAGAAAACAAGTTCATCGAAGTGACCTACGCCAATGGCGAAAAGGAAGTGCTGTACTTTAAGGACTTCGCCAGTGGAGCCTTGATCGAAGGCATTGTCTCACGCGCGAAAAAATTTGCCGTCAAGCGCGTGATCGCGCAAGAAGGAGCCGGTCTGCGCTCGGACGACTTGATCCGCGCCATCCGTGAGGAGTTCAAGGAACACGAAGATCTCCCCAACACGACCAATCCGGACGATTGGGCAAAAGTCGCCGGAAAGAAGGGCGAGAAAATCATTCATCTCCGGACCATCAGCGGTGGACCTGCCGAACATCGGCAGATTGAAACCGTCAATACTGGCCACTATCTCTAG